Below is a window of bacterium DNA.
ACAAGGCAGAGAGAGGGAATGCAGAATGCCTGATTATAGAGCTTGATACTCCGGGCGGGCTTATGCAGTCAACCTGGGAAATCGATAAAAAAATATTATCTGCAAAAGTGCCGGTAGTTGTGTATATTACACCTACAGGAGGAAGAGCTGCATCTGCCGGAGTGTATATTACATACGCTTCACACATTGCAGCAATGGCACCAAGTACAAATATCGGATCTGCCCATCCTGTTACAATGGGCAAACAGGATACTTCAAGTGTAATGCTTGAGAAAATTACCAATGATGCTGCTGCACACATAAAGGGCCTGGCGGAAACGAGAGGGAGAAATGCAGAATGGGCGGAAAAAGCGGTCAGGGAAAGTGTGTCGATTACTGCAAAAGAAGCAGTAAAAATAGGCGTTGTGAATTTTATAGCAAAGGACAAAGATGATTTGCTCCGGAAGCTTGACGGGCGTAAAATAAAACTTGTAAACGGATACAAGACAATAAAAACGAGGGATGCCAATATAAAGTTTGAACCAATGAGCTGGCAGTATAATATTCTTGATAAGATTTCCGACCCTAATATCGCTTATTTGCTGATGCTTGCGGGTATGGCCGGAATATTTTTTGAGCTGAAAAGCCCCGGAGCAATTTTTCCCGGTGCTATCGGCGGGATTTGTCTTATTCTCGCTTTCTTTTCAATGCAGGTTCTACCTATTAATGCTGCCGGAGTTTTACTTATTCTTCTTGGTATTCTCTTTTTTATCCTTGAACTGCATATTACGAGTTTTGGATTATTAACAATAGGAGGTATTGTGTCAATGCTATTAGGATCTTTAATGCTTTTTAAATCTCCGGAAATGAGTGTTTCTCTCGAAATTGTCATCCCAGCGGTTCTAGGCATGGCATTCTTTATTGTTGTTGCTCTCGGGTTGGCACTTAAAGCCCAGAAGAAAAAAGTTAGTACCGGGCTGGAGGGGCTGGTCGGAGAAAAAGGTGAAGTTGCAAGAAAACTCGGTGACTTCTATCAGGTTCGAATTCATGGTGAAATATGGAAGGCAATGTGTGATTCTTCTCTTAGAAGCGGTGATAAGGTTGATGTTCTATCTGTTGACAACATGATGTTACGAGTTGAAAAAATCGTTAAATAATTAATTGAAAACAGGAGGAAGCTATGTCAGGATTAATTACTTTATTGTTACTGGCCATATTTATTTTTGCAAGTGCGGTCAGAATTTTAAAAGAGTATGAAAGAGGTGTGATCTTCAGACTTGGACGGCTGTCCGGTGTGAAAGGGCCCGGTTTAATTCTCCTTATCCCGGTTGTTGACCGTATGGTAAAAGTGAGCTTGAGAACAGTTGCAATGGATGTTCCGCCGCAAGATGTAATTACCAAAGATAATGTGTCTCTTAAAGTTAATGCTGTTGTGTATTTCAGAGTCATGGAAGCAGGAAGAGCTATTGTGGAAGTGCAGGACTACCTTTATGCAACATCTCAGCTTGCGCAGACAACTCTGCGTTCTATTTTGGGGCGTTCCGAGTTTGACGAACTTCTGTCTGCACGCGACAAAATAAACGAAGAGCTTCAGACAATACTTGATAAACATACTGATCCGTGGGGCATTAAGGTATCTCTTGTTGAGGTAAAACATATTGATCTGCCTGAAGAGATGAAAAGGGCAATTGCACGTCAGGCAGAAGCTGAGAGAGAGCGCAGGGCAAAGGTTATTCATGCAGAAGGAGAGTTCCAGGCTTCCGCACGTCTTGCAGAAGCTGCAGGTATTCTGGGAAAAGAACCTACAGCTATTCAACTTCGTTTCCTTCAGACATTGACTGAAGTGGCAGCAGAGAATAATTCTACAATGATTTTCCCGGTGCCGATTGATTTGTTAACACCTTTTTTAAAAAAGGATGAAAAATAGATAGAAAAATTTAGAAAAATTTATTACAATATCTATCATAGTCGATAATGTACCGCACAGGGGGGCATGATGCCCTTCTGTGTATTGTAAATTGTTTTTACGGAGGAATTTTCATGCAGTCCTGGCAGCGAATTAAGTATGCAGCGGAATGGGGTTTCTTTTTTGGAATTATTTCCTGGCTGTTATCAACAGGGTTTTCCAGCCACATCCCTACATGGGGAGTTTGGGGGATTATTCTTTCACGAACAGTAATGGGATTTATTTCCGGTGCCGTTATTTGGAAAATTTCATGGATTTTAAGAGGCATAATAATCAGCCTTTTGGTTAATATCCCTTGCGGTATTGCAGCAGCGCTGCTTGGTGCAGGATGGGAAAAGGGATTTTGGCCTATGATGATATCGGGAATTATTTTCGGAGTAACAACAGAATGGATTCTGAAAAGATATGATCATAAAGAAGAGTTAGAAGAGGGAGATCAATAGTGAGTCTTGAAATAAGACATGTAACGGCAAAGAAAGATTTGAAAAAATTTGTCATGTTTCCATATGAGCTGTACAAAAATGATCCTGTATGGGTTCCGCCTTTAATTGTGGAAGAGAAGAAAAAGTTCGTGCCGAAATCGAATCCCTATCTTAAAAGATGTGATTATGCTCTTTTCCTGCTGTTTGATAACGGCGAAGTGGCAGGACGTATCAGCGCTTTTGTTGATCCGGTATCTCTTGAATGCTGGGGAGAGCCTGTAGCTCTTTTCGGTTCCTTTGAGTCTTATGATAATCAAGAATATGCGGATAAACTAATTGATGCAGCCGCTTCATGGGCCCGTGATAAGGGATTTAAAAAGATGTGGGGGCCGATGCGTTTTGAATCACAGGAATGGGGTTTCCTTGCAAAAGGATTTGACAGCCCTCCAATGATAATGGCGCCGTACAATCCTGATTATTATAATACTCAAATGATTAAATACGGTATGAAAAAAATAAAAGACCTGCTTGTCTATGATGTTGATTCTCCTGCCAAATACGTCCTTCCCGAAAGATTTATTCGTTTATCAGAGAAGATTGGAGAAAAATACGGAGTAAAAGTCCGGCCTATTAACATGAAACACCTGAAGGAAGATGTGAGAAAAATAGTACAGGTTACAAATGAATCCACTTCAAATAACTGGGGATTTGTGCCTGTAACCCCTGAAGAAGCTGACGATATGGCTGAATCTTTAAGGCCCCTAGTGAATCCTGATATTGTTATGATAGCTGAAGTGGGCGACAGGCCTATAGGATATCTTATTGTCCTTCCTGATGTTAATCAGCTTTTTAAGGATTTGAAAGGGAAGTTGTTTCCTGTGGGTATCTGGAGGATGCTTTTTCAGAAGAACAGGATTAATCAATTCAGGGTTTGGGCACTTGGAATGATACCGGAGTATCAGAGAAAGGCTATTGACACCTTGTTTTATAAAAGGCTTTACGAAGTTCTTGTACCAACAGAGCCTGCAAGAGTAGAAG
It encodes the following:
- a CDS encoding nodulation protein NfeD, translated to MKNLKFILSFFIVLILCYSPNLMCGSNEILVIDVKGPITPVKLKYISENLDKAERGNAECLIIELDTPGGLMQSTWEIDKKILSAKVPVVVYITPTGGRAASAGVYITYASHIAAMAPSTNIGSAHPVTMGKQDTSSVMLEKITNDAAAHIKGLAETRGRNAEWAEKAVRESVSITAKEAVKIGVVNFIAKDKDDLLRKLDGRKIKLVNGYKTIKTRDANIKFEPMSWQYNILDKISDPNIAYLLMLAGMAGIFFELKSPGAIFPGAIGGICLILAFFSMQVLPINAAGVLLILLGILFFILELHITSFGLLTIGGIVSMLLGSLMLFKSPEMSVSLEIVIPAVLGMAFFIVVALGLALKAQKKKVSTGLEGLVGEKGEVARKLGDFYQVRIHGEIWKAMCDSSLRSGDKVDVLSVDNMMLRVEKIVK
- a CDS encoding slipin family protein, which codes for MSGLITLLLLAIFIFASAVRILKEYERGVIFRLGRLSGVKGPGLILLIPVVDRMVKVSLRTVAMDVPPQDVITKDNVSLKVNAVVYFRVMEAGRAIVEVQDYLYATSQLAQTTLRSILGRSEFDELLSARDKINEELQTILDKHTDPWGIKVSLVEVKHIDLPEEMKRAIARQAEAERERRAKVIHAEGEFQASARLAEAAGILGKEPTAIQLRFLQTLTEVAAENNSTMIFPVPIDLLTPFLKKDEK
- a CDS encoding GNAT family N-acetyltransferase, which translates into the protein MSLEIRHVTAKKDLKKFVMFPYELYKNDPVWVPPLIVEEKKKFVPKSNPYLKRCDYALFLLFDNGEVAGRISAFVDPVSLECWGEPVALFGSFESYDNQEYADKLIDAAASWARDKGFKKMWGPMRFESQEWGFLAKGFDSPPMIMAPYNPDYYNTQMIKYGMKKIKDLLVYDVDSPAKYVLPERFIRLSEKIGEKYGVKVRPINMKHLKEDVRKIVQVTNESTSNNWGFVPVTPEEADDMAESLRPLVNPDIVMIAEVGDRPIGYLIVLPDVNQLFKDLKGKLFPVGIWRMLFQKNRINQFRVWALGMIPEYQRKAIDTLFYKRLYEVLVPTEPARVEANYILEDNMAMNNPILKMGFKEYKRYRVYELNLSE